Proteins from a genomic interval of Colias croceus chromosome 2, ilColCroc2.1:
- the LOC123699310 gene encoding uncharacterized protein LOC123699310: MKWINCVVLLCVFIIKCKSMSESEIEDFENFLKETSQLDQNLKSNPEADFDEDEPASDNAWEESGKFEGDLILNDRQRRMIVTNVVEGLARNGLADSTKRWPNNEVIYFIQREHFNLDQVQAIEDGIADLAQASCVKFTPYKKGDRDAVVIQGSRRGCFSQVGYQGGYQVLNLSGRHPVGRGCFRHGTVVHELLHTLGFYHMQSSPDRDDFIDVLWENIIQTTRHNFRKYNSFAVSDFGVGYDYESVLHYSRKAFSVNGKDTLVPKQRGAEIGQRIGLSQKDTQKLNKMYCDADSDKFLDSDTSKPPPAAKKPNKNKPFEGRGIGYHQGKAVAIKLPAAQTYNLHDFSNIDKFNDFSKTKESVPPMPVHGFGVVKEINNLYAVPQYTDNEENSPSGMLVVRGNRDENEYIDDVYKFSGEIRNNMDPSDARKLDYGRSTVPSNPHEYVIPGSMQYHDVYQPYTVKHLNNGREAFPKNFLQKSQEGTEYTDKQKEDYVNDYHIMDRNLIQHMKQKYNENRYQHDQENIHALQSPRSKSPYFDNTEKIKNYNDNNYSYGYNGGYDPYDNVAVSPNLNILHNSKESELPSQTKWLNSNTKLYHPYDKEIHFDDR; the protein is encoded by the exons atgaAGTGGATAAACTGTGTTGTTTTATTGTGtgtgtttataattaagtgtAAATCGATGTCCGAAAGTGAAATAGAAGATTTTGAGAACTTTTTAAAAGAGACATCACAATTAGATCaaaatcttaaaa gTAACCCGGAAGCAGACTTCGATGAAGACGAACCAGCATCAGATAATGCATGGGAAGAAAGCGGGAAATTCGAAGGAGATCTTATCTTAAACGATCGGCAACGGCGTATGATTGTCACTAACGTTGTGGAGGGTCTCGCCCGGAACGGACTGGCGGACAGCACCAAACGGTGGCCTAATAATGAAGTCATTTACTTCATTCAACGAGAACATTTTA ATCTAGATCAAGTACAAGCTATAGAAGACGGTATTGCTGATTTAGCGCAAGCGTCCTGCGTAAAGTTCACACCTTACAAAAAAGGCGATCGTGATGCTGTTGTTATTCAG GGTAGTAGACGCGGCTGCTTCTCTCAAGTTGGCTATCAAGGGGGTTACCAAGTGCTGAACTTGTCTGGTCGGCATCCAGTAGGCCGTGGATGTTTTAGACACGGAACTGTGGTACACGAGCTACTTCATACCCTTGGCTTTTACCACATGCAGAGCAGTCCTGATAGAGATGACTTCATCGATGTATTGTGGGAGAACATCATTCAAA CGACAAGACACAATTTTCGCAAATACAACTCGTTTGCGGTGTCCGACTTTGGCGTCGGTTACGACTACGAAAGTGTTCTGCATTATAGCCGAAAAGCTTTCTCTGTCAATGGGAAAGACACACTCGTGCCTAAACAG agAGGAGCTGAAATCGGTCAGAGGATTGGCCTGTCGCAAAAGGACACGCAAAAgctaaataaaatgtactgTGATGCGGACTCCGATAAATTTTTAGATAGCGATACTTCAAAACCTCCTCCGGCTGCGAAGAAACCTAACAAAAACAAACCTTTCGAGGGACGAGGAATAGGATATCATCAAGGTAAAGCCGTCGCTATAAAGCTACCTGCTGCACAAACATATAATTTGCATGACTTTTCCAACATTGATAAGTTTAATGATTTTAGTAAAACGAAAGAAAGTGTGCCTCCAATGCCTGTTCATGGATTTGGAGTTGttaaggaaataaataatttatacgcTGTACCTCAATACACTGATAATGAAGAAAATTCTCCTAGTGGAATGCTTGTTGTTAGAGGAAACAGGGATGAAAATGAATACATTGATGACGTATATAAGTTTTCTGGTGAAATAAGGAATAATATGGATCCATCTGATGCTCGTAAATTAGATTACGGACGCAGTACAGTACCATCAAATCCGCATGAGTATGTCATACCGGGTTCAATGCAATACCACGATGTCTACCAACCATACACAGTTAAGCATTTAAATAATGGACGGGAAGCATTCCCTAAGAATTTCCTTCAAAAATCACAGGAAGGAACTGAATATACCGATAAGCAAAAAGAAGACTATGTAAATGATTATCATATTATGGATCGCAATTTGATTCAACACAtgaaacagaaatataatgaaaatagaTATCAACATGACCAAGAAAACATTCATGCATTGCAGTCTCCACGAAGCAAAAGtccatattttgataatactgaaaagataaaaaactacaatgataataattatagttatggATATAATGGTGGTTACGATCCATACGATAATGTTGCAGTCTCGCcaaacttaaatatattacataattccAAAGAGTCTGAGCTGCCATCGCAAACAAAATGGTTAAATTCTAACACGAAGCTATATCATCCGTATGATAAAGAAATACATTTTGATGACAGATAA
- the LOC123699624 gene encoding seminal metalloprotease 1-like — protein MLIVFSILVIVSCKASPIIQDELYGLEDFYDDDLSINPELGEHFEGDMILSAEQRDSITSAVKGRNGLVDGAKRWPNNTVVYYIQEDDFDEDQIKMIEMGMADISNKSCIQFSKRKENEHALRIQGSSSGCFSNVGYRLPEDDEDEPDQVLNLAKRCFKHGTVVHEMLHTLGFYHMQSTYDRDDFVEIVWENIKDGHEHNFKKYNNDTITDFGISYDYGSVMHYPEKAFSKNGNRTIIPLEENVELGQRLGMSEKDVIKLNKMYCENTEEESEEN, from the exons ATGTTGATCGTATTTTCGATTTTAGTTATTGTTTCTTGCAAAGCATCACCTATCATACAAGATGAGCTGTACGGATTAGAAGATTTTTACGATGAtg ATTTAAGTATAAATCCGGAATTGGGTGAACACTTCGAAGGAGATATGATATTATCAGCCGAACAAAGGGACTCAATAACTTCAGCGGTAAAAGGACGTAACGGTCTCGTAGACGGTGCTAAACGTTGGCCCAATAATACCGTCGTGTATTACATACAAGAAGACGACTTCg ATGAGGATCAAATAAAGATGATCGAAATGGGAATGGCCGATATATCCAATAAGTCGTGCATTCAATTCAGCAAAAGAAAAGAGAACGAACATGCATTACGAATACAG GGTTCCTCAAGCGGTTGTTTTTCGAATGTGGGTTATAGATTGCCAGAGGACGACGAAGATGAACCAGACCAAGTTTTGAATCTCGCCAAACGTTGTTTTAAACATGGCACCGTAGTCCATGAGATGTTACATACTCTTGGGTTTTATCACATGCAGAGTACGTATGATAGAGACGATTTTGTAGAAATTGTTTGGGAAAATATTAAAGATG GACATGAGCACAATttcaaaaaatacaataatgacACGATCACTGATTTTGGAATATCATACGACTATGGAAGCGTGATGCATTACCCGGAAAAagctttttcaaaaaatggaAATAGAACAATAATTCCATTAGag GAAAATGTAGAGTTGGGACAAAGATTAGGCATGTCTGAAAAAGATGtcatcaaattaaataaaatgtactgTGAAAATACGGAGGAAGAATCTGAAGAGAATTAG